A window of Pararhizobium gei contains these coding sequences:
- a CDS encoding MBL fold metallo-hydrolase yields the protein MPSRRSILKGALSGLIAAPFVTPSIAFAKAPYAVVQAPGFYRLKIGSVEVTALSDGTVALPLAKLYTNTTEQHAQSALNDAFLPDIIPTSVNAFLVNTGERLVLIDAGTGAYLGASLGKLVANIEASGYKTHDIDDVVLTHIHTDHSGGLVSNGKRTFSNATLRVNEREAKFWLSADNAKAATGVVKQHFAEAYQCVTPYVKAGKFETFADNAAPVPGLGSILYAGHTPGHSAITLESEGQKIVFWGDITHGDILQFDEPGVAIEFDIDQKGAVAARDLAFKQAVDGKYLVAGAHVAFPGIGHVRKDSTNYDWLPINYA from the coding sequence ATGCCATCTCGTCGTTCAATTCTCAAAGGCGCTCTTTCCGGCCTCATTGCCGCACCCTTCGTCACACCGTCGATCGCCTTCGCCAAGGCACCCTATGCCGTTGTTCAGGCACCCGGTTTCTACCGGCTGAAAATCGGCTCCGTGGAGGTCACCGCCCTGTCGGACGGCACCGTCGCGCTGCCGCTGGCAAAGCTTTACACAAACACCACCGAGCAACATGCGCAGAGCGCGTTGAATGATGCCTTTCTGCCGGACATCATCCCAACCTCCGTCAATGCTTTCCTTGTCAACACCGGCGAAAGACTGGTGCTGATCGACGCAGGCACCGGTGCATATCTCGGGGCCTCGCTCGGCAAGCTCGTCGCCAATATCGAGGCATCAGGTTACAAGACGCATGACATCGATGATGTGGTCCTCACCCATATCCACACCGATCATTCCGGCGGATTGGTGAGCAATGGCAAGCGTACCTTCTCGAACGCCACATTGCGGGTCAATGAACGCGAGGCGAAATTCTGGCTGAGCGCGGACAACGCCAAGGCGGCAACCGGCGTCGTCAAGCAGCATTTTGCCGAGGCGTACCAGTGCGTGACGCCTTATGTGAAGGCCGGGAAATTCGAAACCTTCGCGGATAATGCAGCGCCCGTCCCCGGGCTTGGGTCGATTCTTTACGCAGGACACACACCGGGTCACAGCGCCATCACGCTGGAAAGCGAAGGCCAGAAGATCGTATTCTGGGGCGACATCACACATGGCGATATCCTGCAATTCGATGAACCTGGCGTCGCGATCGAATTCGACATCGACCAGAAAGGCGCTGTGGCTGCACGCGACCTTGCATTCAAACAGGCGGTGGACGGTAAATATCTGGTAGCAGGCGCGCATGTCGCCTTTCCGGGCATAGGCCATGTGCGCAAAGACAGCACGAATTACGACTGGCTGCCCATCAACTACGCTTAA
- a CDS encoding LysR family transcriptional regulator — protein MTIDLNLLPVFLAVAEEGNFRAAADRLGVTRSAVSQGIRRLEDICGIALVSRTTRSVRLTEAGDRFREALSQPMAEVRSAFENVAGDARPSGLLRIAVTSIAERFLSGSLIASFAEAHPTITIDVTVTDDVFDIVAAGFDAGVRLGDVIEQDMVAVPLTKEEREVVVATPGYFQIHGTPRHPRELANHRCIGWRPSPSAAPYRWEFEEDGIPFDVAVEPQITTNDLHLMIRTALAGGGITFALEETFRSFIERGELITALDDYLPPFPGFFLYFPNRRNMAPKLRALIDHVRAYKLTSS, from the coding sequence ATGACAATCGATTTAAACCTGCTGCCGGTGTTTCTGGCAGTCGCCGAAGAGGGAAATTTCAGGGCGGCCGCTGATCGCCTCGGTGTTACTCGCTCGGCTGTAAGCCAAGGAATAAGACGGCTTGAGGATATCTGTGGCATCGCGCTCGTCAGCCGCACGACGCGCAGCGTGCGGCTGACCGAGGCGGGCGACCGCTTCCGTGAAGCCTTGTCTCAGCCGATGGCCGAGGTGAGATCCGCTTTCGAGAACGTGGCAGGTGACGCCAGACCCAGCGGCCTGCTGCGGATCGCGGTCACATCGATTGCGGAACGGTTTCTATCCGGCTCGCTAATCGCGTCCTTCGCCGAAGCCCATCCCACCATCACCATCGACGTCACGGTGACCGACGACGTCTTCGACATCGTTGCCGCCGGCTTCGATGCAGGGGTCCGGCTGGGTGACGTGATCGAGCAGGATATGGTCGCGGTTCCACTGACCAAAGAAGAGAGAGAAGTGGTGGTCGCGACGCCGGGATATTTTCAGATCCACGGAACGCCCCGCCATCCTCGGGAACTGGCCAATCATCGCTGTATCGGCTGGCGTCCGTCTCCAAGTGCTGCGCCATACCGATGGGAGTTTGAGGAGGATGGCATACCTTTCGACGTTGCCGTCGAGCCGCAAATTACCACCAACGATCTGCATCTGATGATCCGGACCGCGCTCGCTGGCGGGGGTATCACATTCGCACTGGAAGAGACGTTTCGTTCATTTATCGAGCGCGGCGAGTTGATCACGGCGTTGGACGACTATCTGCCGCCATTTCCAGGGTTCTTCCTTTACTTCCCCAACCGCCGGAATATGGCGCCCAAGCTGCGCGCACTCATTGACCACGTTCGTGCGTACAAACTGACGTCGTCCTAG
- a CDS encoding Atu4866 domain-containing protein, with product MGRRARDHSVFPGQDGAGSMTSPMLTHPYVGMWQTADGRIRHQLLPNGRYDEARGSRESAYQGRYEVSGDHIEYWDDTGFTADGDFVDDVLYHAGMVLYRKE from the coding sequence CTGGGTCGTCGAGCCCGAGACCATTCAGTCTTTCCTGGGCAAGACGGAGCTGGCTCGATGACCAGCCCGATGCTCACGCACCCTTATGTCGGCATGTGGCAGACCGCAGACGGTCGCATCCGGCACCAGTTGCTCCCGAATGGCCGTTACGACGAAGCGCGCGGCTCACGCGAAAGCGCCTATCAGGGACGATACGAGGTGTCGGGAGACCACATCGAGTATTGGGACGATACCGGGTTTACGGCCGACGGCGATTTTGTCGATGACGTCCTGTACCACGCGGGAATGGTTCTCTATCGCAAGGAGTAG
- a CDS encoding carboxymuconolactone decarboxylase family protein, with the protein MTNIEEQLENLASPGDMQKHLRGLAVLKQIGGENFGGPVSQLASFSEDLARFTIQFPYGDVLSRDGLDLRTRQILTAATLLAHGSAQSQLSFHLKGLLNAGGTSDDIVDLLFISAGLLGLPTAINAVPLVRDILTDRGEIENVTKTKASPAVSDMSSVGVAILDRFAPEFLKWREHTLHEEIFGAVHLEPRLTHLASAAMLAARGKVGASFDGHIVSALAAGATDRDIVEMVIQLSVYSGFPASLNAAGRAKNVLAASERPQVGTKKRVETTKDDERRFMRGIATLAETSGGSGADVVDSFKDVAPGLGRLIVAHCYGDIFCRPAINPKDRELGAISALAAQGTVAAEKPLGVHIDAALNLGATREEIVETLFNIIPYAGYPLIEKALLIAHDRISLFDDKRVDGSPS; encoded by the coding sequence ATGACCAATATCGAAGAGCAGCTCGAGAATTTGGCTTCGCCAGGAGACATGCAAAAACACCTGCGCGGCCTTGCCGTCCTCAAGCAGATCGGGGGCGAGAATTTTGGCGGGCCGGTAAGCCAGCTTGCCAGCTTCTCGGAAGATCTGGCGCGGTTCACCATTCAGTTTCCCTATGGCGATGTGCTGTCGCGGGACGGCCTGGATCTGCGGACACGGCAGATTCTGACTGCGGCCACATTGTTGGCCCACGGATCGGCGCAGTCTCAGCTTTCTTTTCACCTCAAGGGATTGCTGAACGCCGGGGGAACCAGCGACGATATCGTCGATCTGTTGTTTATTTCCGCAGGTCTTCTCGGGCTTCCGACCGCGATCAATGCCGTTCCTCTCGTCCGTGATATTCTTACCGATCGCGGCGAAATTGAAAATGTCACCAAGACAAAAGCATCACCTGCTGTCTCGGATATGTCCTCGGTCGGGGTCGCCATACTCGACCGGTTTGCGCCTGAGTTCTTGAAATGGCGCGAGCATACGCTCCACGAGGAGATATTCGGTGCGGTGCACCTGGAACCCAGACTGACCCACCTCGCGTCGGCTGCAATGCTGGCGGCACGAGGGAAAGTAGGGGCGAGCTTTGACGGTCATATTGTTTCGGCATTGGCTGCGGGTGCTACCGATCGTGATATTGTCGAGATGGTTATCCAACTGAGCGTCTATTCCGGGTTCCCCGCCTCGCTCAACGCTGCCGGCAGAGCCAAAAATGTCCTGGCGGCTTCCGAACGGCCACAGGTGGGTACCAAGAAAAGAGTCGAGACCACAAAAGATGACGAGCGACGCTTCATGAGGGGTATCGCAACACTTGCCGAGACATCAGGAGGATCCGGCGCTGATGTGGTCGACAGCTTCAAGGATGTTGCGCCTGGTTTGGGTAGGCTTATCGTTGCCCATTGCTACGGCGATATCTTTTGCCGCCCCGCCATTAATCCAAAGGACCGTGAATTGGGTGCAATCTCTGCTCTCGCCGCCCAGGGGACCGTCGCGGCAGAGAAGCCGCTCGGCGTCCACATCGATGCAGCTCTCAATCTCGGGGCCACCCGAGAAGAGATTGTCGAGACCCTCTTCAACATCATTCCCTATGCCGGCTATCCATTGATCGAAAAAGCTTTGCTGATTGCCCATGACCGTATCTCGTTGTTCGACGACAAGCGGGTTGATGGCAGCCCCTCTTGA
- a CDS encoding AraC family transcriptional regulator: MANVEASRQNVSPPIPAVTGNPIYPAVLVPELEEVIARPDRTSPLGLEQYIAGRTLVSGDSPAWNDMFVQVYSRMNKQEPFLVPAVAEPLIVWVMSGEAVVEERDLDGDWVANTVTVGDFFLTRSPTPYEMRWRAIGDAPFQVMHLYLSVPLFERVAYDVLGCAAPPALRDISGGKDTQLSHILAVIHQELTSEGKGSQLFIQGLAQSLAVQLIRNYAASEATDDRQNALPGFKLRRAVAHLEEHLAEPFNLAQLAETVGMSEFHFSRLFKKATGLSPSRYFIRQRVARAQLLLQETDTSIIEIGMSVGYSSPSHFAQVFRRETGLPPSHYRRG, translated from the coding sequence TTGGCAAACGTCGAAGCATCCCGTCAGAACGTTTCCCCTCCAATACCGGCTGTTACCGGGAACCCTATTTATCCAGCGGTCCTCGTGCCCGAACTGGAAGAGGTTATTGCAAGGCCCGATCGGACGTCCCCGCTCGGGCTTGAACAATATATAGCCGGTCGCACGCTTGTCAGTGGCGATAGTCCTGCGTGGAATGACATGTTCGTGCAGGTCTATTCCCGCATGAACAAGCAGGAGCCCTTTCTCGTTCCCGCAGTCGCGGAACCCCTGATCGTCTGGGTGATGTCAGGCGAAGCTGTCGTTGAGGAACGCGACCTTGACGGGGACTGGGTCGCCAACACCGTCACAGTTGGCGATTTTTTTCTGACCCGCTCTCCTACCCCATACGAGATGCGCTGGCGCGCCATCGGTGACGCACCTTTCCAGGTCATGCATCTTTATCTCTCCGTTCCGCTTTTCGAGCGCGTCGCCTACGACGTGCTGGGCTGCGCCGCCCCTCCTGCACTTCGCGACATTTCCGGGGGCAAGGACACGCAGCTGTCACACATTCTTGCAGTGATCCATCAGGAGCTGACGTCTGAAGGGAAGGGGAGCCAGCTCTTCATTCAGGGCCTCGCCCAGTCCCTTGCCGTGCAACTGATCCGGAATTACGCCGCCAGTGAAGCGACCGACGATCGGCAGAACGCGCTCCCCGGCTTCAAGCTCCGTCGGGCCGTGGCCCACCTGGAAGAACATCTAGCCGAGCCGTTCAATCTCGCCCAGTTAGCCGAGACGGTCGGCATGAGCGAATTTCATTTTAGTCGTTTGTTCAAGAAGGCGACCGGGCTCTCGCCCTCGCGCTACTTCATTCGCCAGCGCGTTGCCCGGGCACAGCTTCTCCTGCAGGAGACAGATACGAGCATCATCGAGATTGGCATGTCCGTCGGCTATTCGAGCCCAAGCCACTTCGCCCAGGTCTTCCGTCGCGAGACCGGCCTGCCGCCGAGCCACTATCGGCGAGGCTAA
- a CDS encoding SDR family oxidoreductase, with product MTNLNGKIALVTGASSGIGAATAAKLAEAGAKVGIAARRTDKLDDLKKQIEAKGGEALVIEMDVVDTTSVEAGVKKLIDAYGSIDLLVNNAGLMPLSDIDQFKVDEWQRMVDVNVKGLLNTTAAVLPQMIKQHSGHVFNMSSIAGRKIFKGLSVYCATKHAVTAFSDGLRMEVGQKHGIRVTCIQPGAVATELYDHITDPGYRKQMDELAGQMTFLQGEDIGDTIVFAAQAPTHVDVAELFVLPVEQGW from the coding sequence ATGACCAACCTCAACGGAAAGATCGCACTGGTCACCGGCGCATCGAGTGGCATTGGCGCTGCGACCGCTGCAAAGCTTGCTGAAGCCGGTGCAAAAGTTGGTATCGCTGCACGGCGCACCGACAAGCTCGACGATCTCAAGAAACAGATCGAAGCCAAGGGCGGAGAAGCCCTTGTGATCGAAATGGACGTGGTTGACACGACTTCGGTCGAAGCGGGCGTGAAGAAGCTGATCGATGCCTATGGTTCGATCGACCTCCTCGTCAACAATGCCGGTCTTATGCCCCTCTCCGATATCGATCAGTTCAAGGTCGACGAGTGGCAGCGGATGGTGGACGTGAACGTGAAGGGCCTGCTCAACACGACGGCCGCCGTTTTGCCCCAGATGATCAAGCAGCATTCCGGCCACGTGTTCAACATGTCCTCGATCGCCGGTCGCAAAATCTTCAAGGGCCTGTCGGTCTACTGCGCGACAAAACATGCGGTCACGGCTTTCTCTGATGGCCTGCGTATGGAAGTCGGTCAGAAGCATGGCATTCGCGTGACCTGCATCCAGCCGGGCGCCGTTGCCACCGAGCTCTACGACCACATCACAGATCCGGGCTACCGCAAGCAGATGGATGAGCTGGCCGGCCAGATGACCTTCCTCCAGGGCGAGGATATCGGCGACACCATCGTCTTCGCAGCCCAGGCCCCGACCCATGTGGACGTCGCCGAGCTGTTCGTTCTGCCAGTAGAACAGGGTTGGTAA
- a CDS encoding flavin reductase family protein, producing MKELPASQAYRVLEPGPIVMVSTSHNGKPNVMTMGFHMMIQHDPPLIGCVIGPWDHSYQALRKTGECVIAVPGLDLAETVVDVGNCSGDRVDKFQRYGLKTRPARDVSAPLLSDCLANIECRVVDTRLSDPYNLFILEATRIWINENRKERRMMHHRGDGTFTVDGGTLDLRDRMVKWRHLP from the coding sequence ATGAAGGAATTACCCGCATCTCAAGCATATCGCGTCCTGGAACCTGGCCCGATCGTCATGGTCTCGACCAGTCACAACGGCAAGCCCAACGTGATGACGATGGGCTTCCATATGATGATCCAGCACGACCCGCCGCTGATCGGTTGTGTCATCGGGCCCTGGGATCACAGCTATCAGGCTCTCCGGAAAACCGGAGAATGTGTTATCGCTGTACCCGGTCTTGATCTCGCCGAGACCGTTGTCGACGTCGGGAACTGCTCGGGCGACAGGGTGGATAAATTCCAGAGGTATGGTCTCAAAACGCGACCTGCGAGGGACGTATCAGCCCCGCTCCTCTCAGACTGCCTGGCCAACATTGAATGCCGGGTCGTCGATACCAGGCTCTCGGATCCTTACAACCTCTTCATCCTTGAGGCGACGAGGATCTGGATCAACGAGAACCGTAAGGAGCGTCGAATGATGCATCACCGGGGTGACGGTACGTTCACCGTCGATGGCGGCACACTCGACCTTCGAGATCGGATGGTCAAATGGCGCCATCTCCCCTGA
- a CDS encoding DUF1330 domain-containing protein, with protein sequence MSAYLVVDLDIHDMKSIEDYRSKALPLVAKAGGKLIAIDETPLELEGWKATNMLIIEFPDKNAIRELFASPDYAPLAAQRQAAAGSRIVAINGV encoded by the coding sequence ATGTCTGCTTATCTCGTCGTTGATCTCGACATCCACGACATGAAGTCGATCGAAGACTATCGATCAAAGGCCTTGCCGCTCGTTGCCAAAGCCGGCGGCAAGCTTATCGCCATCGATGAAACCCCTCTGGAGCTGGAAGGCTGGAAAGCCACCAACATGCTCATCATCGAGTTCCCGGACAAGAACGCTATCCGTGAGCTCTTCGCATCGCCGGACTATGCGCCGCTTGCGGCTCAACGTCAGGCCGCCGCCGGGTCGCGTATCGTTGCGATCAACGGCGTCTGA